A region from the Polaribacter sp. Hel1_33_78 genome encodes:
- the bshB1 gene encoding bacillithiol biosynthesis deacetylase BshB1: MKLDILAFGAHPDDVELGCGATIAKEIFLGKKVGIVDLTRGELGTRGSANLRDLEAKSAGDILGISVRENLRFADGFFINDNRHQLEIIKMIRKYQPEIVLCNAIDDRHIDHPKGSSLVSDACFLSGLVKINTSVEGKNQEKWRPKKVYHYIQWKNIEPDFVVDVTGFVEKKIDAVSTYSSQFYDQNSKEPETPITSKNFIDSINYRARDLGRLINVEYAEGFTTERYVAVENLDKLI, encoded by the coding sequence TTGTGGAGCAACCATTGCCAAAGAAATTTTTTTAGGTAAAAAGGTAGGGATTGTAGATTTAACAAGAGGTGAGTTAGGTACTCGGGGTTCTGCAAATTTAAGAGATCTCGAAGCTAAAAGCGCAGGGGATATTTTAGGAATATCAGTGCGTGAAAATTTGCGCTTTGCTGATGGGTTTTTTATAAATGATAATAGACATCAGTTAGAAATTATTAAAATGATTCGTAAATATCAACCAGAAATTGTTTTGTGTAATGCTATTGATGATAGGCATATAGACCATCCTAAAGGAAGTAGTTTGGTTTCTGATGCTTGTTTTTTAAGCGGATTAGTAAAAATTAACACCTCTGTAGAAGGTAAAAATCAAGAAAAATGGAGACCAAAAAAAGTCTATCATTATATTCAATGGAAAAATATTGAACCGGATTTTGTAGTTGACGTTACTGGTTTTGTTGAAAAAAAAATTGATGCTGTATCAACATACTCATCTCAATTTTATGACCAAAATAGTAAAGAACCAGAAACGCCAATAACTAGTAAAAATTTTATTGATAGTATTAATTATAGAGCTAGAGATTTAGGGCGATTAATTAATGTGGAATACGCAGAAGGCTTTACTACAGAACGTTATGTTGCCGTAGAAAATTTAGATAAATTAATTTGA